The following coding sequences are from one Rattus rattus isolate New Zealand chromosome 11, Rrattus_CSIRO_v1, whole genome shotgun sequence window:
- the Cep68 gene encoding centrosomal protein of 68 kDa isoform X2, protein MEENKPPASRDLLPAIKVLGTITVCSGHEADSEDFQPAVAPSQVLGLGQQPHISGLPLLSQWKPTVSPGAPQLSSGSISVSSVGSSLQDHLDKAEPQSGSFANISSQELTVPQAAHSVVGAGSPFQWSTQPVASGGDATGLGKRHLSFQAEYWACVLPNSLPPSPNRHSPLWNPNKEYEDLLDYTYPLRPGPQLPKQLESHVLADPVMQDSGVDLDSFSVSPASTLKSPTNVSHNCSSAEVPTLPLSGAREPCLERWPLGVSQKQGGTSLASWNQLASTPRTPGTEGASWENREAALRGTTEDYLPRGKNASAGSPQLKTKEKGPPFPRGEREKTGRQSAGCPACVKPEWPSEEEIGSDEEYLALPSRLTQVSSLVSYSGARPTYVTPPTGAAEGHRSLQVSDSDEPASPTLDASQRQHPSGPAFQGPVGQSPCFGHSVQAQDSRGKSRLMSSQTLGVSAKQLKTHPSSKAVSDKWLLSEPVAGEKLPRRIEEQEKASLLQCVQTFCCQLEELICWLYNVTDVADLSAPPRASLTGLKSSLQLYRQFKKDIDEHQSLTESVLEKGEILLQCLLDNTPVLKDVLGRIAEQSGELESRADHLYDSILASLDKLAGCTLIPDNKPRAAAEHPHEGP, encoded by the exons ATGGAGGAAAACAAGCCTCCTGCCTCCCGGGACCTACTTCCAGCTATTAAAGTCCTTGGAACTATAACCGTTTGCTCAGGACATGAGGCTGACAGTGAAGACTTCCAGCCTGCAGTTGCTCCATCTCAGGTGTTGGGCCTTGGCCAGCAGCCACACATCTCAggtctccctctcctgtcccagtGGAAGCCCACGGTGAGCCCAGGCGCTCCTCAGCTCTCTAGCGGAAGCATCTCTGTCTCCTCGGTGGGCAGCAGTCTCCAGGACCACCTAGACAAGGCAGAACCTCAGAGTGGCTCCTTTGCCAACATCTCCTCTCAGGAGTTGACTGTACCCCAGGCAGCCCACTCTGTGGTGGGGGCAGGGTCTCCGTTCCAGTGGTCAACACAGCCTGTGGCCTCTGGCGGCGATGCTACAGGCCTGGGTAAGAGACACCTCTCCTTTCAGGCAGAATACTGGGCCTGTGTGCTTCCAaattctctgcctccttcccctaACCGTCACTCTCCACTCTGGAACCCAAATAAAGAGTACGAAGATCTGCTTGACTACACTTACCCTCTGAGGCCTGGGCCTCAGCTCCCCAAGCAACTTGAAAGTCATGTGCTGGCTGACCCTGTCATGCAGGACTCAGGTGTAGATCTGGacagtttctctgtctccccagcaagCACTCTCAAGTCACCCACTAATGTCTCCCACAATTGCTCATCAGCGGAAGTGCCTACTCTGCCGTTGTCTGGAGCCAGAGAGCCATGTCTTGAGCGCTGGCCCTTGGGAGTGTCCCAGAAACAGGGTGGCACAAGCTTGGCATCCTGGAACCAGTTGGCATCGACCCCTAGAACCCCAGGCACGGAAGGTGCTTCTTGGGAGAACAGAGAGGCAGCCCTGAGGGGCACAACAGAGGACTATCTCCCTAGAGGCAAGAACGCCAGTGCGGGCTCTCCCCAGCTGAAGACGAAGGAGAAAGGACCACCCTTtcccagaggagagagggagaagacaggcagacagagtgcTGGGTGTCCAGCCTGTGTGAAGCCTGAGTGGCCATCAGAAGAGGAGATTGGAAGTGATGAGGAGTACCTCGCTCTGCCCTCCAGGCTGACGCAGGTCTCTAGTTTGGTGTCCTACTCAGGTGCCAGGCCCACCTACGTGACCCCACCCACTGGGGCTGCTGAGGGACACAGGTCACTGCAAGTGTCAGACAGTGATGAGCCAGCTTCCCCCACGCTGGACGCCAGCCAAAGGCAGCATCCTTCTGGCCCTGCCTTTCAGGGGCCTGTGGGCCAGAGCCCCTGCTTCGGACACTCTGTCCAGGCCCAGGACTCTAGAGGCAAAAGTAGGCTGATGAGCAGCCAGACCCTTGGGGTCTCTGCAAAACAGCTGAAGACTCACCCCTCCTCAAAAGCTGTGTCTGACAAGTGGCTGTTGTCGGAGCCAGTGGCTGGAGAGAAGCTTCCCAGGAGAATAGAAGAGCAGGAGAAAGCGTCTCTACTGCAGTGTGTGCAG ACATTTTGCTGTCAGCTAGAAGAGCTGATCTGCTGGTTGTATAATGTCACAGATGTTGCTGACCTCAGCGCTCCACCCAGGGCCAGCCTTACAGGTCTCAAGTCTTCTCTGCAGCTTTACCGG CAATTTAAGAAAGATATAGACGAACATCAGTCCCTGACAGAGAGCGTCTTGGAGAAGGGAGAGATTCTTCTTCAGTGCCTGCTGGATAACACCCCAG TTTTAAAGGATGTCCTTGGGAGGATCGCAGAGCAgtctggagagctggagagccGTGCAGATCACCTCTATGACTCTATCTTAGCGTCTCTGGACAAGCTGGCTGGCTGCACCCTCATCCCTGACAACaagccaagagcagcagcagaacaCCCGCACGAAGGGCCTTGA